ACTCTCACCACTAGCATTGGTTTCAAAAGGTCAGTAGCTAATGATTAGAAATAATCTGTGTGGAGTGCATTGAGATACAGTGTGAGTGTGTGATAGACAAGCAATATGTTTAATCATGATAGATTCAACTTGTATCAGAAAAGCAGCTGCACTCACTCCACCACCTCTGCTGTGGGTGTAGAACTATCTGAAATATTTCATTCAACTCCCCAAACCCATTTAACACGGTAAACTACAAGAGTATTAGTTTTAAGTTCACATGCCTAAGGCATACAAGAAGTAGTTATGTTCTACCCTTATAAAATTACCACAGCATCAAGCAATTTCCACCACTGTCATTGACACGTTCCGAAGAAAGGTCTATATAATACAAGTCATGGAATTATTGATCCAGATGTTTAAGACTTGAGACCAGAGTTGTACCTTCTAATAACTGATACACCGCATAACCTCTTACAGAAATCCACACCAGTATATACAGACCCTGCATTAACAATAGCACCAATATGAATAATTTATGACTAACTAGCACTGTCTAAGCAAATGAAAATGAGCCATTATGACAGAACATTACAGAATCAACTTGCAACTTTCGGAGTATAAACTCTATTACAAAATCCAATTGCAGAGAACATTTCAACTAGACAATGTCAGATTAGAAATCTTTACAACTAGATATAACATGCATAACATTAATGAAGTTTAAGGATAAAACCATAATCAAAGTTTCCATAACCTAAAGAAAACTTTACCGGATGGCCAGGACTAGAAGAAGTAACACCAGCTTACCAGTTGGAGTGATCACCTGCTTTTCTGTAAATGGCAGatgtcccagcccatgttcAACAACCTGGAAAAGATCTTCAATGAGTGAGAAACCCAAGGGAGCTTTTGTTGCATTACATTACCATGTAAGAAAACCAGAAGACAAATGAATTGCATATAAGTCAAAGTACCCACCAGACGAATCAACCTATCAGCATAAAAAACAAAGTCATGTTTCGTTGTTTGAGAGTCACGAATGAGGGTATGCATGCCTCGTATCTGCATAAATCaaaactattttcttttaacaaatgtATATTTATCTTCTTTGAAAAACTATTTGGAGCTCAATACATGCAGGAAAAATATTACACCTTTGGTTAAtagcagaaaataaaaaattatatacctGAAAAGTTGATTGAATGACATATAGGTTTGGGTAGATTTTACAGAGATCATGCTGGCCAAGTTTTGTCCTAATATGTTGCACAATCAAATCAATTGCTACATGATTATCCCCTCCGCGGGGAATGATAATATCTGCATACTTCTTTGTTGGAAGTATAAAGTCATCGAAAGCAGACTTCACAAATTTTGAATACtgcattaaaaattaattgcatTCTAATATCAGCTAAAAAGAAGCCCTTACCAAAGAATAGAACCTGGAAACATTAGTGATAATAGAAGGATTTATTGCATTGAACAACAGCTGGAAACACTTTTAGAAGCTTATGTAAAGCGCCATTTCTATTGTTTTATGCCAGAGACAGACAAACAATGAGATTGTGGTGCCCAGttactttaaaacaaaaatttgtcaTTGTAAATAGTAAAGCAAATGTGGACCTGATCAAGGACAACACCAATATCTCTGCCCTTCTCAACGGTGTCACGCCTTATTCTTCTTGCCAATCGTACATCAGCATCTGCACTGAAAAGTTTCAATGTGAAGTAACAGCCCAACTCAGTAACACCAACAAAACAACCCAAATGATATGTCCCCTACTATACACAAgttattcacttaaaattttcagaaataaataataaatcaacaAAAGGTTGTTGTTTCCTCAGCAACTGGGATCTATAGATCTTTCAAGAGAAGAACACTGATGTTGGGAGGGTAACAAAACTATACTACAATCAACAATTTCATAGAACTGCTTCTTTGTCTAgaactaaataaatatagaatttaggcagtgaaaatttttaattccagATATATGAAGCACACAAACAAACATCATCAGCCAAATAGTagagataaaagtttaattcaATAACCTGtatcaacaaatattttcaTGTTCATCAACTCTCGGACGCGAGGATCATGAAAAATGAGTATCCCTTCCAAGATTATAACATCCGCAGGATTAACCTGCAGAAAGTTTTGTGGCTGTGAGAGTTTCTGGACATTCGAAAACAAgaaatatgaattgaaattcCATTACCAAAGTTCCTTTGCtatagaaaattttacaaaaagggATGTGGAAAGacatatataccatttataaGGAATTATTAGAGAATGTTAAGAGCTTGGACATTGTACATAAAAAACACTTATAACTGAATTCTAGACACTTAAGGCAAAAGATTTATCAAAAAGTGGTTTCATTGTGTACCATGTTGAAGATATTAATTTTGAGCAAACCTTGAACCAAAAAGCCAAGTACAAGATGTAATAAATGTGGGATCCATTACATAGTAACAAGCATTCTGAACATTCTGAGAACATACCCTTCTTGCCGGAAAAACACTGTTCTTATAACTCTTGAAATCATAATTAGGAATATCTACGGCTTGACCATGCCTCAAGTTCTCCATAGAATCTAATAATTTCTCTGTATCAAATGAATCTGCagaaaataacaacattgtatcaataaaattcaaagcaaACATAAAGTGGAACACAAACAGCATGCAGATAAATTACAGTCATACATTTTGCTAAGGACAATCGATGCAGACatgactttttttattttctgatgAATAATACTCGAATGCTCTCAGAACATATCAAATACTTCAAAATTTAGCACAAGTGAAATATATCAAGCACTTAGAA
The nucleotide sequence above comes from Gossypium raimondii isolate GPD5lz chromosome 13, ASM2569854v1, whole genome shotgun sequence. Encoded proteins:
- the LOC105783095 gene encoding uridine kinase-like protein 4 isoform X4; the protein is MDSKSVEDMIEGLSGFHFSGFHMDGSKLNNIEKPTTTLAIENVHKQPFIIGVAGGAASGKTTVCDMIIQQLHDQRVVLVNQDSFYHKLTEEELATVHEYNFDHPDSFDTEKLLDSMENLRHGQAVDIPNYDFKSYKNSVFPARRKLSQPQNFLQVNPADVIILEGILIFHDPRVRELMNMKIFVDTDADVRLARRIRRDTVEKGRDIGVVLDQYSKFVKSAFDDFILPTKKYADIIIPRGGDNHVAIDLIVQHIRTKLGQHDLCKIYPNLYVIQSTFQIRGMHTLIRDSQTTKHDFVFYADRLIRLVVEHGLGHLPFTEKQGLYILVWISVRGYAVYQLLEVVRVWRMLCEHVAKGSRLARFLFIGKVRTTVSSLFMKNYHKTSQKGMCCYWILFSARAIQLSKLFHYLQERVYRNPTSYFSISYPHLRVYMWCAKASQE
- the LOC105783095 gene encoding uridine kinase-like protein 3 isoform X1, producing MDSKSVEDMIEGLSGFHFSGFHMDGSKLNNIEKPTTTLAIENVHKQPFIIGVAGGAASGKTTVCDMIIQQLHDQRVVLVNQDSFYHKLTEEELATVHEYNFDHPDSFDTEKLLDSMENLRHGQAVDIPNYDFKSYKNSVFPARRKLSQPQNFLQVNPADVIILEGILIFHDPRVRELMNMKIFVDTDADVRLARRIRRDTVEKGRDIGVVLDQYSKFVKSAFDDFILPTKKYADIIIPRGGDNHVAIDLIVQHIRTKLGQHDLCKIYPNLYVIQSTFQIRGMHTLIRDSQTTKHDFVFYADRLIRLVVEHGLGHLPFTEKQVITPTGSVYTGVDFCKRLCGVSVIRSGESMENALRACCKGIKIGKILIHREGEDNGQQLIYEKLPQDISERHVLLLDPILGTGNTAVKAISLLTRKGVPESNIIFLNLISAPQGVHVVCKSFPRVKIVTSEIDIGLNEGFRVIPGMGEFGDRYFGTDDDDLQVVPPSQ
- the LOC105783095 gene encoding uridine kinase-like protein 3 isoform X5, translating into MIIQQLHDQRVVLVNQDSFYHKLTEEELATVHEYNFDHPDSFDTEKLLDSMENLRHGQAVDIPNYDFKSYKNSVFPARRKLSQPQNFLQVNPADVIILEGILIFHDPRVRELMNMKIFVDTDADVRLARRIRRDTVEKGRDIGVVLDQYSKFVKSAFDDFILPTKKYADIIIPRGGDNHVAIDLIVQHIRTKLGQHDLCKIYPNLYVIQSTFQIRGMHTLIRDSQTTKHDFVFYADRLIRLVVEHGLGHLPFTEKQVITPTGSVYTGVDFCKRLCGVSVIRSGESMENALRACCKGIKIGKILIHREGEDNGQQLIYEKLPQDISERHVLLLDPILGTGNTAVKAISLLTRKGVPESNIIFLNLISAPQGVHVVCKSFPRVKIVTSEIDIGLNEGFRVIPGMGEFGDRYFGTDDDDLQVVPPSQ
- the LOC105783095 gene encoding uridine kinase-like protein 3 isoform X6 translates to MCQDSFYHKLTEEELATVHEYNFDHPDSFDTEKLLDSMENLRHGQAVDIPNYDFKSYKNSVFPARRKLSQPQNFLQVNPADVIILEGILIFHDPRVRELMNMKIFVDTDADVRLARRIRRDTVEKGRDIGVVLDQYSKFVKSAFDDFILPTKKYADIIIPRGGDNHVAIDLIVQHIRTKLGQHDLCKIYPNLYVIQSTFQIRGMHTLIRDSQTTKHDFVFYADRLIRLVVEHGLGHLPFTEKQVITPTGSVYTGVDFCKRLCGVSVIRSGESMENALRACCKGIKIGKILIHREGEDNGQQLIYEKLPQDISERHVLLLDPILGTGNTAVKAISLLTRKGVPESNIIFLNLISAPQGVHVVCKSFPRVKIVTSEIDIGLNEGFRVIPGMGEFGDRYFGTDDDDLQVVPPSQ
- the LOC105783095 gene encoding uridine kinase-like protein 3 isoform X3, which codes for MDSKSVEDMIEGLSGFHFSGFHMDGSKLNNIEKPTTTLAIENVHKQPFIIGVAGGAASGKTTVCDMIIQQLHDQRVVLVNQDSFYHKLTEEELATVHEYNFDHPDSFDTEKLLDSMENLRHGQAVDIPNYDFKSYKNSVFPARRKLSQPQNFLQVNPADVIILEGILIFHDPRVRELMNMKIFVDTDADVRLARRIRRDTVEKGRDIGVVLDQYSKFVKSAFDDFILPTKKYADIIIPRGGDNHVAIDLIVQHIRTKLGQHDLCKIYPNLYVIQSTFQIRGMHTLIRDSQTTKHDFVFYADRLIRLVVEHGLGHLPFTEKQGLYILVWISVRGYAVYQLLEVVRVWRMLCEHVAKGSRLARFLFIGKLIYEKLPQDISERHVLLLDPILGTGNTAVKAISLLTRKGVPESNIIFLNLISAPQGVHVVCKSFPRVKIVTSEIDIGLNEGFRVIPGMGEFGDRYFGTDDDDLQVVPPSQ